A single Caretta caretta isolate rCarCar2 chromosome 2, rCarCar1.hap1, whole genome shotgun sequence DNA region contains:
- the LOC142070852 gene encoding uncharacterized protein LOC142070852 has protein sequence MQSSSAQVTMMESQNRKRAPAWTEREVRDLIAVWGEESVLSELRSSFRNAKTFLKISQGMKDRGHNRDPKQCRVKLKELRQAYQKTREANGRSGSEPQTCRFYDELHAILGGSATTTPAVLFDSFNGDGGNTEVGFGDEEDDDEEVVDSSQQASGETGFPDSQELFLTLDLEPVPPEPTQGCLLDSAGGEGTSAACVSMITGSSPSQRLVKLRKKKKRTRDEMFSELMLSSHTDRAQTNAWRQIMSECRKAQNDREERWRAEESKWRAEESKWRAEERAEAQRWRQRDERRQDSMLRLLQDQTSMLQCMVELQQRQLEHRLPLQPLCNQPPSSPSSIASTPRRPRTRWGGLRPTSHSTTEDCPKKRRLSFNTF, from the exons atgcagagctcatcagcacaggtgaccatgatggagtcccagaatcgcaaaagagctccagcatggactgaacgggaggtacgggatctgatcgctgtttggggagaggaatccgtgctatcagaactccgttccagttttcgaaatgccaaaacctttctgaaaatctcccagggcatgaaggacagaggccataacagggacccgaagcagtgccgcgtgaaactgaaggagctgaggcaagcctaccagaaaaccagagaggcgaacggccgctccgggtcagagccccaaacatgccgcttctatgatgagctgcatgccattttagggggttcagccaccactaccccagccgtgttgtttgactccttcaatggagatggaggcaatacagaagtaggttttggggacgaagaagatgatgatgaggaggttgtagatagctcacagcaagcaagcggagaaaccggttttcccgacagccaggaactgtttctcaccctagacctggagccagtaccccctgaacccacccaaggctgcctcctggactcagcaggcggagaagggacctctg ctgcatgtgtttcaatgatcacaggatcttctccttcccagaggctagtgaagcttagaaagaaaaaaaaacgcactcgcgatgaaatgttctccgagctcatgctgtcctcccacactgacagagcacagacgaatgcgtggaggcaaataatgtcagagtgcaggaaagcacaaaatgaccgggaggagaggtggagggctgaagagagtaagtggcgggctgaagagagtaagtggcgggctgaagagagggctgaagctcaaaggtggcggcagcgtgatgagaggaggcaggattcaatgctgaggctgctgcaggaccaaaccagtatgctccagtgtatggttgagctgcagcaaaggcagctggagcacagactgccactgcagcccctctgtaaccaaccgccctcctccccaagttccatagcctccacacccagacgcccaagaacgcggtgggggggcctccggccaaccagccactccaccacagaggattgcccaaaaaaaagaaggctgtcattcaatacattttaa